One genomic segment of Helicobacter pylori NQ4053 includes these proteins:
- a CDS encoding outer membrane protein: MKFFSKDLFKKVTPLFLSVYFLNPTLTQAKSRFYVASQYQVGKMIMKKYNDLKRTIEGASFSLGWEINPTNYWFYSRYYFFMDYGNVILNKRTGAQANMFTYGFGGDLIVEYNKNPLYVFSLFYGMQVAENTWTISKHSANFIIDDWRSIQGFSLKTSNFRMLGLVGFKFQTVLFHHDASIEVGVKWPFTFEYDSPFVRLFSVFISHTFYL; encoded by the coding sequence GTGAAATTTTTTTCAAAGGATTTATTTAAAAAAGTAACCCCCTTATTTTTAAGCGTTTATTTTTTAAACCCCACCCTTACGCAAGCCAAAAGCCGTTTTTATGTGGCTTCTCAGTATCAGGTAGGGAAAATGATTATGAAAAAATACAACGATCTTAAACGCACGATTGAAGGGGCGAGCTTTTCTTTAGGCTGGGAGATTAACCCCACTAATTATTGGTTTTATTCTCGCTATTACTTTTTTATGGATTATGGGAATGTCATCCTCAATAAAAGAACGGGTGCTCAAGCGAACATGTTCACTTATGGCTTTGGAGGGGATTTGATCGTAGAATACAATAAAAACCCCTTGTATGTATTTTCTCTTTTTTATGGCATGCAGGTTGCTGAAAACACATGGACGATTTCCAAACACAGCGCGAATTTCATCATTGACGATTGGCGCAGCATTCAAGGATTTTCGCTCAAAACTTCCAATTTTAGGATGCTAGGTTTAGTGGGGTTTAAATTCCAAACCGTGCTATTCCACCATGACGCTAGTATTGAAGTGGGAGTCAAATGGCCTTTTACTTTTGAATACGACTCACCCTTTGTAAGGCTTTTTTCCGTCTTTATTTCGCACACTTTCTACCTTTAA
- the recG gene encoding ATP-dependent DNA helicase RecG has translation MQETDDLLKTLNVKSLLEALLVYTPKGYKDLSLLERFETGLSGVLEVGILEKRNYAKVLKIFAYSKRFYKNLELVFFNYSAFHYNQFKTGESLFIYGKLEQSSFNQAYIINTPKILTEFGKISLIFKKVKNHKKIQENLQKLISLENLKKEGVKENIAHLLLEIFFPTPHFVKDFETNKNFPSQHLNALKYIEMLFYMKNLERKKLQFSAKIACSNNSERLKAFVTSLPFQLTNDQQNAIKEIQSDLASPIACKRLIIGDVGCGKTMVILASMVLAYPNKTLLMAPTSILAKQLYNEALKFLPPYFEVELLLGGSHKKRSNHLFETITHVVIGTQALLFDKRDLNEFALVITDEQHRFGTKQRYQLEKMASSKGNKPHSLQFSATPIPRTLALAKSAFVKTTMIREIPYPKEIETLVLHKRDFKIVMEKISEEIAKNHQVIVVYPLVNESEKIPYLSLSEGASFWQKRFKNVYTTSGQDKNKEEVIEEFRESGSILLATTLIEVGISLPRLSVMVILAPERLGLATLHQLRGRVSRNGLKGYCFLCTIQEENERLEKFADELDGFKIAELDLEYRKSGDLLQGGEQSGNSFEYIDLAKDENIIAEVKRDFLKAASVSRGTFEN, from the coding sequence TTGCAAGAAACAGATGACTTATTAAAAACATTGAACGTGAAATCGCTTTTAGAAGCTTTGCTTGTTTATACGCCTAAGGGTTATAAGGATTTAAGCTTGTTAGAGCGTTTTGAAACAGGCTTGAGTGGCGTTTTAGAGGTGGGTATTTTAGAAAAAAGGAACTACGCCAAAGTTTTAAAGATTTTCGCCTATTCCAAACGATTTTATAAAAATTTAGAGCTTGTTTTTTTTAATTACAGTGCGTTTCATTACAACCAGTTTAAAACCGGCGAGAGTTTGTTCATTTATGGTAAATTAGAGCAAAGCTCTTTTAATCAAGCTTATATCATTAACACGCCTAAAATCCTTACTGAGTTTGGCAAGATTTCTTTAATTTTCAAAAAAGTTAAAAACCATAAAAAAATACAAGAAAATTTACAAAAACTCATTTCGTTAGAAAATTTAAAAAAGGAAGGTGTTAAAGAAAATATCGCGCATTTATTGTTAGAAATCTTTTTCCCCACGCCGCATTTTGTCAAGGATTTTGAAACGAATAAAAATTTTCCTTCACAACATTTAAATGCATTAAAATACATTGAAATGCTTTTTTATATGAAAAATTTAGAGCGCAAGAAATTGCAATTCAGTGCTAAAATCGCATGCTCCAATAACAGCGAACGCTTGAAAGCGTTTGTTACTTCTTTACCCTTTCAACTCACCAACGACCAACAAAACGCCATTAAAGAAATCCAAAGCGATCTTGCTAGCCCTATAGCGTGCAAGCGTTTGATTATAGGCGATGTGGGGTGCGGGAAAACGATGGTGATTTTAGCGAGCATGGTATTAGCTTACCCTAATAAAACCCTTTTAATGGCGCCCACTTCCATTCTCGCTAAACAGCTTTATAACGAAGCCTTAAAATTTTTACCCCCTTATTTTGAAGTGGAATTATTGCTTGGCGGGAGCCACAAGAAGCGATCCAATCATTTGTTTGAAACAATCACTCATGTGGTTATCGGCACGCAAGCGTTGTTGTTTGATAAGCGCGATTTGAATGAATTCGCACTAGTGATCACTGATGAGCAGCACCGATTTGGCACCAAGCAGCGCTACCAATTAGAAAAAATGGCAAGCAGTAAGGGCAATAAACCCCATTCTTTGCAATTTTCCGCTACCCCCATTCCTCGCACTCTGGCTTTAGCCAAAAGCGCGTTTGTGAAAACGACCATGATTAGAGAAATCCCTTACCCTAAAGAAATTGAAACTTTAGTCTTGCATAAAAGAGATTTTAAAATAGTGATGGAAAAAATCAGCGAAGAAATCGCTAAAAACCACCAAGTCATTGTCGTCTATCCGCTGGTGAATGAAAGCGAAAAAATCCCGTATTTATCGCTCAGTGAGGGGGCAAGTTTTTGGCAAAAACGCTTTAAAAACGTTTATACCACTTCAGGGCAAGATAAAAATAAAGAAGAAGTGATTGAAGAATTTAGAGAGTCTGGGAGCATTCTTTTAGCGACTACGCTCATTGAGGTGGGCATTTCTTTACCACGATTGAGCGTTATGGTGATTTTAGCGCCCGAAAGGTTAGGCTTAGCGACTTTGCACCAGTTAAGGGGGCGCGTGTCTCGTAACGGCTTGAAAGGCTATTGTTTTTTATGCACGATCCAAGAAGAAAACGAACGATTGGAAAAATTTGCTGATGAATTGGACGGCTTTAAAATCGCTGAATTGGATTTAGAATACAGAAAAAGCGGGGATTTACTCCAGGGAGGGGAGCAGAGCGGGAATAGTTTTGAATACATTGACTTAGCCAAAGATGAAAACATTATCGCTGAAGTGAAACGGGATTTTTTAAAGGCCGCTAGCGTTTCACGGGGAACATTTGAAAATTAA
- a CDS encoding DUF2443 domain-containing protein — translation MFEKIRKILADIEDSQNEIEMLLKLANLSLGDFIEIKRGSMDMPKGVNEAFFTQLSEEVERLKELINALNKIKKGLLVF, via the coding sequence ATGTTTGAAAAAATACGCAAGATTTTAGCGGATATTGAAGATTCGCAAAATGAAATTGAAATGCTTTTAAAATTAGCGAATTTGAGTTTGGGGGATTTTATTGAAATTAAAAGAGGGAGCATGGACATGCCAAAGGGCGTGAATGAAGCGTTTTTTACGCAACTAAGCGAAGAAGTGGAGCGATTGAAGGAGCTTATTAACGCTTTAAATAAAATCAAAAAAGGGTTATTGGTGTTTTAA
- a CDS encoding exodeoxyribonuclease III produces the protein MKLISWNVNGLRACMTKGFMDFFNSVDADVFCIQESKMQQEQNTFEFKGYFDFWNCAIKKGYSGVVTFTKKEPLSVSYGIDMEEHDKEGRVVTCEFESFYLVNVYTPNSQQALSRLSYRMSWEVEFKKFLKALELKKPVIVCGDLNVAHNEIDLENPKTNRKNAGFSDEEREKFSELLNAGFIDTFRYFYPNKEKAYTWWSYMQQARDKDIGWRIDYFLCSNPLKTRLKDALIYKDILGSDHCPVGLELV, from the coding sequence ATGAAATTGATCTCATGGAATGTGAACGGGTTAAGGGCTTGCATGACTAAGGGCTTTATGGATTTTTTTAATAGCGTTGATGCGGATGTTTTTTGCATTCAAGAATCTAAAATGCAGCAAGAACAAAACACCTTTGAATTTAAAGGGTATTTTGATTTTTGGAATTGCGCGATTAAAAAGGGCTATTCTGGGGTGGTAACTTTCACCAAAAAAGAGCCTTTAAGCGTGAGCTATGGCATTGATATGGAAGAGCATGACAAAGAGGGGCGTGTGGTAACTTGCGAATTTGAATCGTTTTATTTAGTGAATGTTTATACCCCTAATTCCCAACAAGCCCTATCCAGGCTCAGTTATCGCATGAGTTGGGAAGTGGAATTTAAGAAATTTTTAAAAGCTTTAGAGTTAAAAAAACCGGTCATTGTGTGCGGAGATTTGAATGTGGCCCACAATGAAATTGATTTAGAAAACCCCAAAACCAACCGAAAAAACGCCGGCTTTAGCGATGAAGAGAGAGAAAAGTTCAGCGAGCTTTTGAACGCTGGTTTCATTGACACTTTCCGTTATTTTTACCCCAACAAAGAAAAGGCTTACACCTGGTGGAGTTATATGCAACAAGCAAGGGATAAAGACATTGGTTGGCGCATTGATTATTTTTTATGCTCTAATCCTTTAAAAACGCGCTTAAAAGACGCTTTAATCTATAAAGATATTTTAGGGAGTGATCATTGTCCGGTGGGGTTGGAATTAGTTTAA
- a CDS encoding purine-nucleoside phosphorylase gives MLLCAGRNETLKGATPIGVGLIGSAINLTRMCLKNPDIKSFIFIGSAGSYSPEMELLSVFESTQGYQIEESFSHLNSYTPLDNFIHIETKDQALFERVCVNSSNYIHTSEMFAKKMVQKGVLLENMEFFSVLSVAKIFSLKAKGIFCVSNHVGLNAHQEFKENHAKVKQILENIIDNLIV, from the coding sequence ATGCTGCTTTGCGCGGGAAGGAATGAGACTTTAAAAGGGGCGACGCCTATTGGTGTGGGTTTGATAGGAAGCGCGATTAATTTAACGAGAATGTGTTTAAAAAACCCTGATATTAAGAGCTTTATTTTTATAGGGAGCGCGGGGAGTTATAGCCCAGAAATGGAGCTTTTGAGCGTGTTTGAAAGCACTCAAGGCTATCAAATTGAAGAGAGTTTTAGCCATTTAAACAGCTACACGCCTTTAGATAATTTCATTCACATAGAAACTAAAGATCAGGCTCTTTTTGAAAGGGTGTGCGTGAATAGCAGTAACTATATCCACACCAGCGAAATGTTTGCTAAAAAAATGGTTCAAAAGGGCGTTTTATTAGAAAACATGGAGTTTTTTAGCGTTTTAAGCGTGGCTAAAATTTTTTCTTTAAAGGCTAAAGGGATTTTTTGCGTGAGTAATCATGTGGGACTTAACGCGCATCAGGAATTTAAAGAAAACCACGCCAAAGTCAAACAGATTTTAGAAAACATCATTGATAATTTAATAGTTTAG
- the dnaA gene encoding chromosomal replication initiator protein DnaA produces MDTNNNIEKEILALVKQNPKVSLIEYENYFSQLKYNPNASKSDIAFFYAPNKVLCTTITAKYGALLKEILSQNKVGMHLAHSVDVRIEVAPKIQVNAQSNINYKAVKTSVKDSYTFENFVVGSCNNTVYEIAKKVAQSDTPPYNPVLFYGGTGLGKTHILNAIGNHALEKHKKVVLVTSEDFLTDFLKHLDNKTMDSFKAKYRHCDFFLLDDAQFLQGKPKLEEEFFHTFNELHANSKQIVLISDRSPKNIAGLEDRLKSRFEWGITAKVMPPDLETKLSIVKQKCQLNQIILPEEVMEYIAQHISDNIRQMEGAIIKISVNANLMNASIDLNLAKTVLEDLQKDHAEGSSLENILLAVAQSLNLKSSEIKVSSRQKNVALARKLVVYFARLYTPNPTLSLAQFLDLKDHSSISKMYSSVKKMLEEEKSPFILSLREEIKNRLNELNDKKTAFNSSE; encoded by the coding sequence ATGGATACCAACAACAATATTGAAAAAGAAATCTTGGCACTAGTCAAACAAAATCCTAAAGTTAGTCTCATAGAATATGAAAATTACTTTAGCCAACTCAAATACAACCCTAACGCGAGCAAGAGCGACATTGCCTTTTTTTATGCCCCCAACAAAGTCTTATGCACCACGATTACGGCTAAATACGGCGCGTTGCTTAAAGAAATTTTAAGCCAGAATAAAGTCGGCATGCATTTAGCCCATAGCGTGGATGTGCGTATTGAAGTGGCGCCTAAAATCCAGGTTAACGCCCAATCTAATATCAATTACAAAGCGGTAAAAACGAGCGTCAAAGACTCTTACACTTTTGAAAATTTTGTCGTAGGCTCATGCAATAACACCGTTTATGAAATCGCTAAAAAAGTCGCCCAAAGCGATACCCCCCCTTATAACCCGGTGCTTTTTTATGGCGGCACAGGGTTAGGCAAAACGCACATTTTAAACGCTATCGGTAACCATGCCCTAGAAAAGCATAAAAAAGTCGTGTTAGTGACTTCAGAAGATTTTTTGACAGACTTTCTAAAGCATTTAGACAACAAAACCATGGATTCTTTTAAAGCAAAATACCGCCATTGCGACTTTTTCCTATTAGATGACGCTCAATTTTTGCAAGGAAAACCCAAACTAGAAGAAGAATTTTTCCACACTTTCAACGAATTGCACGCCAACAGCAAACAAATCGTATTGATTTCAGACCGATCGCCTAAAAACATCGCCGGCTTAGAAGATCGCTTAAAATCGCGCTTTGAATGGGGGATAACCGCTAAAGTCATGCCCCCTGATTTAGAAACCAAGCTCTCCATCGTCAAACAAAAATGCCAGCTCAATCAAATCATTTTGCCTGAAGAGGTGATGGAATACATCGCCCAACACATCAGCGACAATATCCGCCAAATGGAAGGTGCGATCATTAAAATCAGCGTGAACGCAAACTTGATGAACGCTTCCATTGATTTGAATCTCGCTAAAACCGTTTTAGAAGATTTGCAAAAAGATCACGCTGAAGGCTCAAGCTTGGAAAATATCTTGCTCGCTGTCGCACAAAGCCTGAATCTCAAATCCAGTGAAATCAAAGTCTCTTCGCGCCAAAAAAACGTCGCTTTAGCGAGAAAATTAGTCGTGTATTTCGCCAGGCTTTATACCCCTAACCCCACGCTCTCACTCGCCCAATTTTTGGATTTAAAGGATCATTCAAGCATTTCTAAAATGTATTCTAGCGTTAAAAAAATGCTTGAAGAAGAAAAAAGCCCTTTTATTTTAAGCCTTAGAGAAGAAATCAAAAACCGCTTGAACGAACTGAACGATAAAAAAACCGCTTTCAATTCAAGTGAATGA
- the glmS gene encoding glutamine--fructose-6-phosphate transaminase (isomerizing): MCGIVGYIGDSEKKSILLEGLKELEYRGYDSAGLAVLSNDYLEVFKTQGKLENLRSELKDKEFLNFGVSIAHTRWATHGKPSSANAHPHFTENLALVHNGIIENYASLKKELENKGHAFLSQTDTEVIAHLLEETLKSESDLLKAFEKSISLLKGSYAILMLHKRAKESLFYAKSSSPLIVGKGKEGVFFASSLSVLAPKVDQFVILEENSVGRISLENFKDLKHIENMKDYAFENKDHSKGDFRNYLEKEIYEQHSSLLECLEGRLEALNVYCEIDPEFLENVSEITLCSCGSSYHASLASVYLFERLAKIRARAILASEYRYAHFKSNPNELFIAISQSGETADTLEALKLAKAQGLKTISLCNAPFSMMSRISDHTLLIRAGVERSVASTKAFSSQVMLLWLLSVYLGKQLGTISKEEERIQAKNMLNSVKAMKVEPKLHEKIKRLSKRYLHGHGFFYIGRDVFYPLALEGALKLKEISYLHAEGYASAEMKHGPIALVDSNLFTIALLSKHLLFDKTKSNIEELSARDSTICVLSSEILEIADDFIQLEESESYMEEFFRMNLAMQLLALEIAMRLNHDVDHPRNLAKSVTVE; this comes from the coding sequence ATGTGCGGGATTGTAGGTTATATAGGGGATAGCGAGAAAAAATCCATTCTTTTAGAGGGCTTAAAGGAATTGGAATACAGAGGTTATGATAGTGCGGGTTTAGCCGTATTGAGCAATGATTATTTGGAAGTGTTTAAAACTCAAGGGAAATTAGAAAACCTTAGATCAGAGCTTAAAGATAAAGAGTTTTTAAATTTTGGCGTGAGTATCGCTCATACGAGATGGGCGACGCATGGGAAACCAAGCAGCGCGAACGCCCATCCGCATTTTACAGAAAATTTAGCCTTAGTGCATAATGGCATCATTGAAAATTACGCAAGCTTGAAAAAAGAATTGGAAAACAAAGGGCATGCGTTTTTAAGCCAAACGGACACGGAAGTGATTGCGCATTTATTAGAAGAAACGCTTAAAAGCGAGAGCGATTTATTGAAAGCCTTTGAAAAAAGCATCAGCCTTTTAAAAGGGAGTTATGCGATTTTAATGCTCCATAAAAGAGCTAAAGAGAGTCTCTTTTACGCTAAATCTTCTTCGCCTTTAATCGTGGGCAAGGGCAAAGAGGGGGTGTTTTTTGCGTCCAGTTTGAGCGTGCTAGCCCCTAAAGTGGATCAATTTGTCATTTTAGAAGAAAACAGCGTGGGGCGGATTTCTTTAGAAAATTTTAAAGATTTAAAACACATTGAAAACATGAAAGATTACGCTTTTGAGAATAAAGATCATTCTAAAGGGGATTTTAGGAATTATTTAGAAAAAGAGATTTATGAGCAGCACAGCAGTTTGTTAGAGTGTTTAGAGGGGCGCTTGGAAGCCTTGAATGTGTATTGTGAGATTGATCCTGAATTTTTAGAAAACGTGAGCGAGATCACGCTGTGTTCTTGCGGGAGCAGTTACCATGCGAGTTTGGCGAGCGTGTATTTGTTTGAAAGGTTAGCCAAAATAAGAGCGAGGGCCATTTTAGCGAGCGAATACCGCTACGCCCATTTTAAAAGCAACCCTAACGAGCTTTTTATAGCGATTTCTCAAAGCGGTGAAACCGCTGACACTTTAGAAGCTTTAAAATTAGCCAAAGCCCAAGGGCTTAAAACCATTAGCTTGTGTAACGCCCCTTTTAGCATGATGAGCCGCATTAGTGATCACACGCTTTTGATTAGAGCGGGGGTAGAAAGGAGCGTGGCATCCACTAAGGCGTTTTCTTCGCAAGTGATGCTTTTATGGCTTTTGAGCGTGTATCTAGGCAAACAGCTAGGGACGATCTCTAAAGAAGAAGAAAGAATCCAAGCCAAAAACATGCTCAATAGCGTGAAGGCGATGAAAGTAGAGCCTAAATTGCATGAAAAAATCAAGCGTTTATCCAAACGCTACTTGCATGGGCATGGCTTTTTTTATATTGGCCGTGATGTGTTTTACCCGCTCGCTTTAGAAGGAGCGTTGAAACTTAAAGAAATCAGCTACTTGCATGCTGAGGGGTATGCGAGCGCGGAGATGAAGCATGGGCCTATTGCGTTGGTGGATTCTAACCTTTTTACCATTGCTTTATTGTCTAAGCACTTGTTATTTGATAAAACCAAAAGCAATATTGAAGAATTGAGCGCTAGGGATTCTACGATTTGCGTGTTAAGCTCTGAAATTTTAGAGATCGCTGATGATTTTATCCAATTAGAAGAGAGCGAAAGCTACATGGAAGAATTTTTCCGCATGAATTTAGCGATGCAGCTTTTAGCTTTAGAAATCGCTATGCGCCTAAATCACGATGTGGATCACCCAAGAAACTTAGCTAAAAGCGTTACCGTGGAATAA
- the thyX gene encoding FAD-dependent thymidylate synthase, with the protein MEVICKHYTPLDIASQAIRTCWQSFEYSDDGGCKDKELIHRVGNIFRHSSTLEHLYYNFEIKGLSRGALQELSRHRIASLSVKSSRYTLRELKEVESFLPLNETNLERAKEFLVFVDNEKVNAMSVLALENLRVLLSEHNIKNDLAKYAMPESYKTHLAYSINARSLQNLLTLRSSNKALKEMQDLAKALFDALPGEHQYLFEDCLKH; encoded by the coding sequence ATGGAAGTGATTTGTAAGCATTATACCCCTTTAGACATTGCAAGCCAAGCGATCCGCACTTGTTGGCAGAGTTTTGAATACAGCGATGATGGCGGTTGTAAGGATAAGGAACTTATCCACAGGGTGGGGAATATTTTTAGGCATTCTTCCACTTTAGAGCATCTTTATTACAATTTTGAAATCAAGGGCTTGAGCAGGGGGGCGTTGCAAGAATTGAGCCGGCATAGAATAGCGAGCTTGAGCGTGAAGTCAAGCCGTTACACTTTAAGGGAATTGAAAGAAGTGGAGAGCTTTTTACCCCTTAATGAAACGAATTTAGAAAGAGCGAAAGAGTTTTTAGTGTTTGTGGATAATGAAAAAGTGAATGCAATGAGCGTTTTAGCTTTGGAAAATCTAAGGGTTTTATTGAGCGAGCATAACATTAAAAACGACTTAGCCAAATACGCCATGCCTGAAAGCTATAAAACGCATTTAGCCTATAGCATTAACGCTAGGAGCTTGCAAAATTTATTGACTTTAAGAAGCAGTAATAAAGCCTTAAAAGAAATGCAAGATTTAGCCAAAGCCTTATTTGACGCTTTACCTGGCGAGCATCAGTATTTGTTTGAAGATTGTTTGAAGCATTAG